In one Musa acuminata AAA Group cultivar baxijiao chromosome BXJ2-5, Cavendish_Baxijiao_AAA, whole genome shotgun sequence genomic region, the following are encoded:
- the LOC135583375 gene encoding UPF0496 protein 4-like, with translation MSQAHDGQRPFFPFGNPLRIMFPKGSNPSVETRKLLFSFEQSLAENLKKLSPKDASDVFTLSWMSLAIEFLSHTHNSIKTLMNELQLPVSDWDEKWTNIYLDSSVKLLDICIALIAELSRLDRGQLLLKYVLHLVDISTSCPSSEELAKAHLYLHEWIERIDSKSPKLENCPAIIVSLQGTLGFPKVKSSKGKALMRALYGFRVMTVFIFGIFSATMSGCSKPSIDVHASDGFLWFEAFGDLQAVVNGEFKRQFGSGKVAVFKEIETVKLCASRLCDLTSDVSYKEEPAQDSDGINLEDGSRSITPGKGSDLRRQWLRDCVTNLAAGVRTLGHELDSLSKQADHFFQIILMGRDALLCNLRMSVVTKDISVNALKS, from the coding sequence ATGAGTCAAGCACATGATGGACAGCGGCCTTTCTTTCCCTTTGGAAATCCCCTTCGGATTATGTTCCCCAAGGGATCGAATCCATCGGTGGAGACTCGTAAATTATTGTTCTCTTTTGAGCAAAGCCTGGCAGAAAACCTAAAGAAGCTCAGCCCAAAGGATGCTTCTGATGTCTTTACTCTATCTTGGATGAGTCTTGCTATCGAGTTCTTGTCGCATACACACAATAGCATAAAAACTCTGATGAATGAGCTTCAGTTACCCGTTTCCGATTGGGATGAGAAGTGGACCAACATATACTTGGACAGCAGTGTGAAGCTGCTTGATATTTGCATCGCTTTAATCGCCGAGCTATCCCGATTGGATCGAGGCCAACTTCTCCTCAAGTATGTGCTGCATCTCGTGGACATTTCGACCAGTTGTCCTTCATCAGAAGAACTCGCCAAGGCTCACTTGTATCTTCATGAATGGATCGAACGCATTGATTCGAAGAGTCCCAAACTAGAGAACTGTCCTGCCATCATTGTGAGTCTTCAAGGAACGCTTGGTTTCCCAAAGGTCAAGAGCTCCAAAGGGAAGGCACTCATGAGAGCCTTGTACGGATTTAGAGTTATGACTGTATTTATTTTTGGCATCTTTTCGGCGACAATGTCAGGCTGCTCAAAGCCATCTATAGACGTGCATGCTTCTGATGGGTTCCTCTGGTTTGAGGCGTTCGGAGACTTGCAAGCTGTTGTGAACGGGGAATTTAAGAGACAGTTTGGAAGTGGGAAGGTGGCAGTGTTCAAAGAGATAGAAACGGTTAAATTATGTGCTTCGCGGTTGTGTGATTTGACTAGCGACGTCAGTTATAAAGAAGAACCTGCACAGGATAGCGATGGGATTAATCTTGAAGATGGATCCAGATCCATTACACCGGGGAAAGGTAGTGACCTCCGACGACAATGGTTGCGAGATTGTGTTACCAATCTGGCAGCTGGAGTACGGACGCTTGGCCATGAGCTAGATTCTCTTTCGAAGCAAGCTGATCACTTTTTCCAAATTATTTTAATGGGGCGTGATGCTTTGCTTTGTAATCTTAGAATGTCTGTGGTGACAAAAGACATTAGTGTTAATGCCTTGAAGTCTTGA